TGCGTCCGCTTGTTGTGAGCAACTGCCACTGACCATTGGATGGTGGCCATAGTTTAACATCCAATATGCGTTCCTATGGCAAGTGGAGAAACGCAGATGCAGGATTTTGGAAGTAGTTATAATCTCCGTACGGGtgcgtgctgtgctgtgctgtgctgtgctgtgcccaGCTTCAGCACCATGGCTTTCAGCTGAATATTCTagaagcactttacaccagcCGTTCCAAGGGATTCTCTTGTGTGAATCGACAAAGGGGTCTTTGTAGGGGTGGGTGGCTCTGATCCAAATGAAATAAGTGGGAACAGGAACCACGTGTTTGTCTTAGATTTTATTTTGGGTTCAGACAGACAAAATGCTGTGATGGAGAAAAGTAGAACATTTTTGCATCGTTATTTTGAATCTAATAAACTAATATCCTGTGATCTGATTCTGTTTCTTGCTTATATAATTGGAAgttgaaaatgttttatttcttaTGTTTTATGGTTCTCGTCTTTGGTTTCTGACTCTGACCGTGACATTTTGCGCCTCTCCTTTCAATAACTGCAGGCATAACTTAGCATGCCGTTAGTTTCAccccattttattttttaatccttTTTAGGTTTGTGTTCTTCCTGGACCCCTGCAACATTGATATTGTGCAGAGGAAGATCAAGTCCATGGCTTTGTGTGTGTCCCAGTGCCCTGAGAAAGAGCTGAAGACATATGGAGAGATCAAAAGTTTCGCCAtaaataatggtaaaataaatgTGAACTGTTTTTATAAATAGATATAAAcagggagactgtgtcattattaATGTGCAGTACTGGAGCTATAACCTTCTGGAACAATTTAGAATGTTGCATCAAGTAAAGATATGAGAATACCCTATTCTGCAAGaaatggtgctcttggtttgctttggggtATGTTTTGAGCCCTTtattgaacagagagcaccatctagaggGGGGCTGAAAATACAgctaatggttcatgaagcttcacttGGCCATCACTAGTGGTAACTGGTTGATTTGAAAGGTGAGGAAAGTTTGCTTTATTACCCTGAAGTAGAAAATCTGAATAGCATTTGGGTTTAACTTTCACTTGGTTTGTTGTTTAGAGAGAGATTGAATTATGCAGTGAGAGGGAGTGATggtcaaatgaagcttcatgaaccatttgctgtattttttttgccCCCACCAGacggtgctcttggtttgctttgagccttttttgaacagagagcaccatctagtggtgtcagaaaatacagcaaatggttcatgaagcttcatttggccatcactagtgAGAGGAGCTTTAGGGTATGTATAGCTTCAGCAGGTCTTTGTTGGGTTTTGGTTGTTTTTATGAATGATTGGTAAatttctgctgttttttttgttcgttttttttttggccattgGAAGTAGTCATGTGAGCCCACTGCatagatttgtttttctttccttgCTGGGACATCTCAtttcctgcacacacacactgccctggTGAATGAGCCCACTGTCGACTGCCCGCATTCATCAGCattcgtcatcatcatcatcagtcaaCAGAGACTCTACCCATCACGCAGTAATGTTGAATCATTCGCCTGCCGTCCACGGCAGACGATAACAATGAGTGCCCCGACAGACACATTGTGACCTCACGGGATCTGGCACGCTCTGTGcctgggctggggtggggggagagcaacagcccacagagccactcaTTGAGGTCACTACTGTACATCAGGATGGCCTTTGTCAGTGtacccccccacatacacaaacagaacCACTAGCATCCTGGTCCCCATGTCTCTGGGGACTCACATCCCCGACTATTCAAATGAGAAGCATCAGTTCTGGTTTGGGATAGTTTTCAGCATCTTTCAGGCCATGTGACATGAACTAATGCAAACATTCATGTTTTATACAAAGCTCTGTATGGGCCCATGGTCGACAGTCTGGCAGGGGAAACCAACAGCTGTGACGAAAGTCTGATTCTAACCTCACCTTTTTAGGATCCGAACTTTGCTCCTATGATCTCCCTCCGCCACGGTACCCCGGCCATTCGGAGAGGTCTACGAAATGCCCTAAGTTGCCGGTGTTACCAAGGTATGTGATGCTTTGTCTAATTAATCTTCTTTTTAGCTCTACGAATACCAGCCTTAACAAGCCTTAATGAAAGATCATGCGCAGTCAATCCGTTCTGGTCCCGTTCGGTACCTGCCGCAGCCTCGTGAGACCTGGCGACTGCGAATCCAATAATCAGGTTTCCGTCTTCAATGTTGGTCTCCGATTCACCCTCTTGTTTTACAAGCTATCGGCCCCCCCTTTGTGCCAGCGCCCTGTCCCTGTGTAATACTCATGGTATTTGGTATTTGTCCTGAGTCTTGCCGTTTGCCCCCCCATCTCTGCAGCAAGCCCCTACCGCTGTTTAACCGCTGCACCCCGTTGAACATCTCCTGCTACACGCGCTTCGCTGAGGCTGTCGTCACCTTCGTCAGCGACAACAGCATGCTGCACAGCCTGGTGGCCGGCGTGGTGGCCAGCAAGGAGGTCATCCTGGGCCTGTGTGTGCTGGCACTAGGTAAGAAGGCGCCCCCTGCCTGCGATGTTCTGCACTGCGGGCTCCCCGATGGGGCTGGACAATAAGGGAGCCATGACAGTACTCCCAGTGGCTTTAAAAATATCGCTGGTGATCTGATGATGTTGGGGGaatataattacatttaatgccgTTTTAAGTTGCAGCTGGACAGATGTCAACTGGCAAACCAGATATCTACAAAGATGGTTATTTTCTGGACCTGCTGGCAGGTCACTAGTCAGCCAGTCAGGTTAGCTAGTTAAGAAAAGCGTAGTTCAGTAGCTGCCTAAAGTCCGTTTCACAACGGCCCTGTTGTGAAGGAATCCCAATGATTTAGCGCCCACTAAAGGTTTGTGGTACTTATGCAGTTTCATGGGTTTTTATAGAAGTTGTCCTGGAATACATTTGGATGTAGGAAATGAGACATGCACAGGAGTGTTATAGTACATATAAAAATTGTAATGGCCATGGAAATGATGTCTGTCAGTAAGTTTATGGCAATGTATGTCCCGGGTGTCCCGCAGTGCTCTCCATGGTCCTGATGGTCATCATCCGCTACATCTCCGCCGTGCTCGTCTGGATCCTCACTGCCCTCGTGGTCCTCGGCTCCCTGGGTGAGCTCCTTGCCCCCCTGTCGCATCACAGAGGCGCCGCCTCTGCTACTTGCCTCCCCCTTCTCCCCACGACCTTGTTCTGCTCTCTTTCCTGTAATTTGAGGACAGGCGTTGAATCCACAAAGGTCCGCTTATTATTTTCGGGCAAAATGTTTGAATGCTGATACCGTCCtcgtttgttttcttttttttttttttttgttcccggCTGTGTTTAGGAATCGGCGTTTTACtgtctcgtttttttttttgtgaagtggAATCCTAATTTATAAGCCGCTGAATTTCCCCTCACGTCCTACCTTGTGTCTCTTTAATCTTTGGCAAAAGGAGCTGATTTCATATTCAGATTCTCTGATTTTAATGAGGAATCTTTCAGGCTGTAATGACTTTCCTCGAGTCACATAAACACTTGTCTGGGCCTTCTCCCCGTGACAGGTGGCACTAGCGTCCTCTGGTGGCTGTACATTGACAACCGGAGGACAGCGAATGTGACCATAGCCGCCACGGCCGCTGCCAGCAACAAGGAGGAGCCAAGGGACAACGTCCAGGCTCTGCTGGTCTACGCCGTCGCTGCCACGGTGTTCACAGTGAGTGCGAGGGGGCGGCGCTGAGGGAGATGCCGCGTGGATGCTGATTGGCCAGTGTGGGAATGTACTTTGGCAGCAGGAGACATTCACAGTTGAATACAGACCGCACAACCGAGTCCCTACCCCCTTCTCCGATTTTTATAGTGTGGGTAAATGTACCATTTACTAATGCGGACTGCACTCCCCAGCCCCCAGTTGGCAGCGTCTTTTAAAGGGGACTCCCCTCGCTCGGCAGAAACTACAGAGTGGCCCCCTCGTGGGGTGAACTCTACCCCAGAAAATGTACTTGGGGGCAGTGGACCTTGGCTTTGTGTTGTGTTGCTAATGGATTTAGGATGGAGGGGAACGAGAGAGAACCCCTGGTATGCATTGTAGAAATTAAAATATGGCCGTTGTTTTTAAGGCGTTAAAATGCTAAATTCTCAATATCCAACCGTGTGAATGAAACCCCCCGAGGCTTCACTGCAGGAACTCGGCAGCAGACCTTACGTTGCGTCCTTTTCAGGTGGTCCTGCTACTGCTGATGCTTTTCATGAGGAAGCGCGTAGCCCTCACCATCGCCCTGTTCCACGTGGCCGGGAAGGTGTTCATCCACCTGCCCTTGCTGGTCTTCCAGCCCTTCTGGACGTTTCTGGCCCTTCTGCTCTTCTGGATGTACTGGGTCATGGTGCTCCTCTTCCTTGGCACTGctggtaggtgtgtgtgtgtctgtgtgtctgtgtgtctatgaATGTTGAAAAGGTCCAGAAAGTTCTGGCTCTGGTCTCCCTCCTCGGATGGTGAATTTATATATACTTTCTGTAGGGAACCCAATACAGAACACGACGACGGGCCTGGTTGAGTTTTGGCTGACCGGGCCACTGCAGTACATGGCCTGGTACCATGCTGTGGGCCTCATCTGGATCAGCGAGTTCATCCTTGCCTGCCAGCAGATGACCGTGGCCGgggcagtggtcacatactaCTTTACAAGGTGGGACGGCTCAGGCGCGCAAGGGCATAGGCTGTACTTTCAGCTTCTCCGGTGTGTTTTGtttaatgctaatgctaatagccTCCTCTGTGCCCTTCATGGTCATGGTTTGGGGACACGTTGACGGTTTATGCTAATGGTCACTGACAGAATAACTTGGGAATCACGTCTCAAATCGTGCTGCCTGCTGAGAGGGTTGAGTCATTGTCGAACTGCAGAGAGTGCTTTACTTTGGTGGGCGATACAAAACTGCTAATTTGGGGATGGTTTACACATGGGTGTGTGTTATTAAGtctgtcttgtgtgtgtgtgtgtgtgtgtgtgtgtgtgtgtgtgtgtgtgtgtgtgtgtttatatatatctgTAAACATCCTCAAAATCGGCTCGTCGCTCACAGCACAAGAATTGGCAAACATATGGCTCTGGTTAATGGTGACCTTAATTAAGTTTTCCTAGCCTCGGGAAATTAGACCATATAACGTCTGATTGTGAGCACGAGCTTTTTCGAGAAATGTGTTACCGTGTTACTCTCAGCAAGCTCTGGGTCCTTTCAGTCCTCGTTAGTAGGAGCCCAGCGAGTTCTGCCGTCCTTATAGTCAGTGAATGATTCATGGCCAGTCTTTCCTGGGGTTTTCGGCTCAGCCTGTCGTTCAGTGTAAATGAAAAGCAGCAAATCCTGAAGTCATCAGGACTGGGAGCAGCCCTTTCCGGTTCTTCACCTAAGCATCTATATTTTGAGCATTTTACTCGCTCCTTTGCAATCAGATATTCTGACCTAGGGTCAGTTTCTTGATGTGGAGAGTGGTGGGGGTGTGTGATTTTGGAGGCTGCCACAAGGAGGATCCTTGCTGTCCTTGGCTCCACCTCCCCCATCCTctacctcccccccaccactctCTGTCTTGCAGGGATAAAACCAAGCTGCCGGTCACGCCCATCCTGTCCTCCATCTTCCGGCTGATCCGTTACCACCTGGGGACGGTGGCGAAGGGGTCCTTCATCATCACACTGGTCAAGATCCCCCGCCTCATCCTCATGTACATCCACAACCAGCTGAAGGGGAAGGTAAGAGTGATTCTGGGGCtcctgggagttttacttacacaaaaatgttttgggggcagaaggaaaaattatttgttcagagagagaaccaatcagacaGTACAgggggtgggtccaagcaactgaaggaggcgggaccaggacagctgattggttggtcccactgCAGGGGTTGTGTAATGCCATGTTTTTGGAAGGGCGCCCTCATGCTGGTGTTTGTCGTCTCGCAGGAGAACGCGTGTGCACGGTGCATGCTGAAAACCTGCATCTGCTGCCTGTGGTGCTTGGAGAAGTGCCTAAACTACCTGAATCAGGTAAGCCGGAAATGCCTCACTGTGATGGAGGAGGGGGCGGTATGGATTCTGGGGGCTGCCTGGAGTTTGGGAAAGATGGGTCAGCAGGGTGGGGTAGAGGTgggtgcagtgtttccccttgGTTCacagcattgggggggggggggggggggggcagacggacaccaacaggattcatggtgttcatgtgtttcttttaatgacagcagacAATATAACAGCTGAACGAAACATcagaacgttttttttttttttatttctttatcaCAGTTAGCCACAAAGTGTGCAGCTTTTGTCATTGCAGTGTATCTTTCTGGAAGAACATTcctagagcctcttgatataGGAAGTCAGAGACGTCTGGCCCATTCATTGAGATTCGCATGCAGGCTGCAAGATGGTCTCCTTGCAGCTTACTGCGCATGTTTGTCTTGACCTGCAAATACATgaactgttaggctttaaaagtGACAGCTGATAGCTTAAAATAGTGaaagtttaaagcagaaaatcccATTGTGAAACGTATCTATCACCCTGGGAGCTTTTAcaaaacgcagatatttttgtctgcttttcaggtggttgaTGCGACATGCATGTCTGTGCATGTGCATCAGGGCGGAgctccgccatgcgcgataTGGAGAGCAGAGGAGACCTGTAAACgcgcgaccgtgtagagacaaaaatgacaagctgttgtataaataagataaataacataaggctatttgATAAAAGGACAGCATACAGACCTGTTCTATAAGAAAGGTAAcattaaatgacttctgttgtgagctggagctatatagaaaatagaattaaataaaattaacctgaccttcaagggggggtgggaggtcccgctgggggggggaggcgcccccctaatataatggtaggggaaacactggggtgttaataaaaatgaaatatataaataggTATGAATGTGCATGTATAATATTAAAAGACCTGGATTTTGTTTATATGTACCTAGTTTACATACAAAAAAATGTTCTAGTACATTTTGCGTGTTTTTCAATGAATAAATTGAAATGAATAGAAGATTTAAGTTTGCACAGTAGGAAAATGATCAAAGCTGTGGTCACATGACATGATTCTCGCTCCCCCCACCTTCCTAGAACGCATATGCCGCCACAGCCATCAACAGCACGAGCTTCTGCACTTCGGCCCGGGACGCCTTCGTGATCCTGGTGGAGAACGCGCTGAGGGTCGCCGCCATCAACACCGTGGGTGATTTCGTTCTGTTCCTTGGGAAGGTAAGCGGGCCTGACCCAGTGGGTTTTGGCATCTAGttttggcccttcagttctcaGTTGTGGCTAAAAGTTTGTGGAGTttaacttgcacaaaaatgttctgagggcaagaaggaaaaattattggttcagagagagacccaatcagattgtagaggaggtggttccaatcaactagaggaggtgggaccaagatgtctgattggttggtctcacctcctctacaatctgattggttgtctctctgaaccaatatttttttcttctagCCTCatcacatttttgtgtaagttaaactcccatgagctatgTGAAATGGCGTTTCAGAGGAAAACCTACAAGATCTAtagttatatttttatattgcaCAGGATACTAACAGGATGCATAATCAAAATGCAAGTCGTGTTTCTGTGTGGCACTTTTTGAAGTACTGTATACCTGACGGTGTGTTTGTTTTAACGTGACAAAATCAGACAGCTGTGTTTGCGGCACAAAGGCGATTGTTTGAAGCTCGAGTCTTTATTTCCAGCTCATGATTTATTTTCCAGTCGACTGGGTCGTTTCCCTAAATCCAGTCGGCACGGTACATCAGGCTTTTAGCAGCGGAGCAAATGGGGAACAGAACAATTATTATGAGTGCTTGTTGGGTCAGCCTCACTGTAGACCCTCTTTAGATGGGGGAAAGTGGCAAATGTGGGCAGAtcatattcaaaataaaattcaaactgtgcattttatttctttttggtGCTTGACAGTCTTATAGTTTTGATTTTGTAATTTAGTTTTtatattactttttaattttatttttagcaaTAGACTGAAAGTTGTagagctattttgtgtctgaaTACACAATACATATTATGTACTAATGTCCTTAAAATGAGCAAGACATGTTCCAGGTGATATTAATGGTAATTAAACATCAGCGAAGTCatgactttattatttaacgaCGGTAACAGAACATATTTGGCagcatgtttagtttttattttatttgttagtTTCAGAAGCAATATTTTAtagattgtttagtttttttttttttttaaatagtatttTCTTGTCTTATTTCAGTGTTCTATTAGTTTTCGTCAACGATAATACTTGGTGATCACCAGCTCACTCCCTTTGAATTAGGACAATTAtatatttgtggatgtaaccagcttgtttggggagataAAAAGGGATAATCGATAGGTTTTCTGCCTTCAGTACGCAATCAGGGATGTTATTTGAGGCTGCCTAGCAACCTTTGTTTTTACATCTAAGACGGCCTCTAGATAGATGTCCATTGTCTCTGTGttcctgcttttattattaacaTTAAAGTAGTCTATTGTTTATCAAGAATT
The sequence above is a segment of the Brienomyrus brachyistius isolate T26 chromosome 12, BBRACH_0.4, whole genome shotgun sequence genome. Coding sequences within it:
- the slc44a1b gene encoding choline transporter-like protein 1 isoform X4, whose amino-acid sequence is MSEQKGTAGVSHQLKARRKRARREWKPLEDRSCTDVAWLLIFVAFCVGMGSICGYAIITGAAGRLVSGYDSYGNTCGQPNAQIEGIKLSGLDQTDKKFVFFLDPCNIDIVQRKIKSMALCVSQCPEKELKTYGEIKSFAINNGSELCSYDLPPPRYPGHSERSTKCPKLPVLPSKPLPLFNRCTPLNISCYTRFAEAVVTFVSDNSMLHSLVAGVVASKEVILGLCVLALVLSMVLMVIIRYISAVLVWILTALVVLGSLGGTSVLWWLYIDNRRTANVTIAATAAASNKEEPRDNVQALLVYAVAATVFTVVLLLLMLFMRKRVALTIALFHVAGKVFIHLPLLVFQPFWTFLALLLFWMYWVMVLLFLGTAGNPIQNTTTGLVEFWLTGPLQYMAWYHAVGLIWISEFILACQQMTVAGAVVTYYFTRDKTKLPVTPILSSIFRLIRYHLGTVAKGSFIITLVKIPRLILMYIHNQLKGKENACARCMLKTCICCLWCLEKCLNYLNQNAYAATAINSTSFCTSARDAFVILVENALRVAAINTVGDFVLFLGKVLIVSCTAFAGVLALNYQRDYTVWLLPLLIVCLFAFLVAHCFLSIFEIVVDVLFLCFAIDTKHNDGSPGREFYMDKALMEFVESSRKALPQERSRGRLEEGFRRLRLTKIT
- the slc44a1b gene encoding choline transporter-like protein 1 isoform X3, giving the protein MSEQKGTAGVSHQLKARRKRARREWKPLEDRSCTDVAWLLIFVAFCVGMGSICGYAIITGAAGRLVSGYDSYGNTCGQPNAQIEGIKLSGLDQTDKKFVFFLDPCNIDIVQRKIKSMALCVSQCPEKELKTYGEIKSFAINNGSELCSYDLPPPRYPGHSERSTKCPKLPVLPSKPLPLFNRCTPLNISCYTRFAEAVVTFVSDNSMLHSLVAGVVASKEVILGLCVLALVLSMVLMVIIRYISAVLVWILTALVVLGSLGGTSVLWWLYIDNRRTANVTIAATAAASNKEEPRDNVQALLVYAVAATVFTVVLLLLMLFMRKRVALTIALFHVAGKVFIHLPLLVFQPFWTFLALLLFWMYWVMVLLFLGTAGNPIQNTTTGLVEFWLTGPLQYMAWYHAVGLIWISEFILACQQMTVAGAVVTYYFTRDKTKLPVTPILSSIFRLIRYHLGTVAKGSFIITLVKIPRLILMYIHNQLKGKENACARCMLKTCICCLWCLEKCLNYLNQNAYAATAINSTSFCTSARDAFVILVENALRVAAINTVGDFVLFLGKVLIVSCTAFAGVLALNYQRDYTVWLLPLLIVCLFAFLVAHCFLSIFEIVVDVLFLCFAIDTKHNDGSPGREFYMDKALMEFVESSRKALPQERSRGRLEEGKSEGGDGGEARPMASGASA
- the slc44a1b gene encoding choline transporter-like protein 1 isoform X1, which codes for MSEQKGTAGVSHQLKARRKRARREWKPLEDRSCTDVAWLLIFVAFCVGMGSICGYAIITGAAGRLVSGYDSYGNTCGQPNAQIEGIKLSGLDQTDKKFVFFLDPCNIDIVQRKIKSMALCVSQCPEKELKTYGEIKSFAINNGSELCSYDLPPPRYPGHSERSTKCPKLPVLPSKPLPLFNRCTPLNISCYTRFAEAVVTFVSDNSMLHSLVAGVVASKEVILGLCVLALVLSMVLMVIIRYISAVLVWILTALVVLGSLGGTSVLWWLYIDNRRTANVTIAATAAASNKEEPRDNVQALLVYAVAATVFTVVLLLLMLFMRKRVALTIALFHVAGKVFIHLPLLVFQPFWTFLALLLFWMYWVMVLLFLGTAGNPIQNTTTGLVEFWLTGPLQYMAWYHAVGLIWISEFILACQQMTVAGAVVTYYFTRDKTKLPVTPILSSIFRLIRYHLGTVAKGSFIITLVKIPRLILMYIHNQLKGKENACARCMLKTCICCLWCLEKCLNYLNQNAYAATAINSTSFCTSARDAFVILVENALRVAAINTVGDFVLFLGKVLIVSCTAFAGVLALNYQRDYTVWLLPLLIVCLFAFLVAHCFLSIFEIVVDVLFLCFAIDTKHNDGSPGREFYMDKALMEFVESSRKALPQERSRGRLEEGKSEGGDGGEARPMVSGGESETLQEFHLYYLSVGVFADWVLSERAFVLCLTEDVLVFLFAYLPASTLLLLISLLQPTPVQAC
- the slc44a1b gene encoding choline transporter-like protein 1 isoform X2, with the translated sequence MGCCGSAERARREWKPLEDRSCTDVAWLLIFVAFCVGMGSICGYAIITGAAGRLVSGYDSYGNTCGQPNAQIEGIKLSGLDQTDKKFVFFLDPCNIDIVQRKIKSMALCVSQCPEKELKTYGEIKSFAINNGSELCSYDLPPPRYPGHSERSTKCPKLPVLPSKPLPLFNRCTPLNISCYTRFAEAVVTFVSDNSMLHSLVAGVVASKEVILGLCVLALVLSMVLMVIIRYISAVLVWILTALVVLGSLGGTSVLWWLYIDNRRTANVTIAATAAASNKEEPRDNVQALLVYAVAATVFTVVLLLLMLFMRKRVALTIALFHVAGKVFIHLPLLVFQPFWTFLALLLFWMYWVMVLLFLGTAGNPIQNTTTGLVEFWLTGPLQYMAWYHAVGLIWISEFILACQQMTVAGAVVTYYFTRDKTKLPVTPILSSIFRLIRYHLGTVAKGSFIITLVKIPRLILMYIHNQLKGKENACARCMLKTCICCLWCLEKCLNYLNQNAYAATAINSTSFCTSARDAFVILVENALRVAAINTVGDFVLFLGKVLIVSCTAFAGVLALNYQRDYTVWLLPLLIVCLFAFLVAHCFLSIFEIVVDVLFLCFAIDTKHNDGSPGREFYMDKALMEFVESSRKALPQERSRGRLEEGKSEGGDGGEARPMVSGGESETLQEFHLYYLSVGVFADWVLSERAFVLCLTEDVLVFLFAYLPASTLLLLISLLQPTPVQAC